In Fibrobacterota bacterium, the sequence CGCGGGCCTATGCTGGCCCGATGCCGGCCAAGGCATGGAAGGCGGGGCCGCCGCGCCCGCCGGCCGCATGGCTCCCCCCCGTAACCCCGGTGCTACCGCCCCGAATCCGGCCAAGGCCGGGGCCCCCGGGGAGGCCTCCGCGCCCGCGAAGGCTGCGCCCTCGGCCGCGCCTACCAAACGCGCGCCTTGATTCCTCGCCTACCCGGATAGTTCCGCTATCCGGGTAGTTCCGCATACCCCATCCGTCCCCGGAATACGAGCCGCTCACAGAATGGAGCGAATTGAGCTTGCCCTGCCCGTGGTGGGGGCACCGACGGCGATATCTTTCTCGTCGAAGGGGCATGATTCCTGAAATCAGCCCTGGGATCGGAAAGAAGGATAGCATGTCGGAACACGAAGACCTGCGGAATGGCGCCGATTGGCAAGCCCAGCTCTACGACCGTTACCACCAGAAAGTATTCGGGATCTGCCTTTACTTCCTGAAGGACAGGGAAGAAGCGAAAGACGCCTCCCAAGACGTTTTCATCAAGGCCTTCCGCGCCTGGGGGGGATTCGAATGGAAGTGCGATCCGTTGACCTGGATCGGCGCCATCGCCAAGCATGAATGCTTCAGCCGCCGGATACGGCAAAGGCGCCATATGGAACGCCGCGCGGAGATGGCGCTGGAAATCGCATGGGAGTCCGAAGAGTCCGGGGATGAATTCGTTCTCCATCGTTTACGGCTGGAGAAGGTCTTGCCCGAAATACGCGGCCGCCTCCGCGAGATCCTGCGCCTGGCCATGGACGGGCTCAACCATCGGGAGATCGCCAACCGCATGGGTGTCTCGCGGGTCGCCATTACCCGTCGCCTTACCCGGTTCAAGAAGGAGATTGCCGACCTGGGCATTAAGCGTGAGACCGCCTTCGTACGCGCCGGGCAGACGCGTTTCGCCGCCGGGGCCGCGCCGGCCTTGTCCTTGGCCCGCGCCGGCCATCATCGCGAAGCTTCCGCGGAACTGGCCTTGGATCCGGCCTACGCCCCCGAGGCCCAACTCATCGCGGCTTAGAAAGCGACTCATCGATAGGGTCGGCGCGGGCAGGCGCCCT encodes:
- a CDS encoding sigma-70 family RNA polymerase sigma factor: MSEHEDLRNGADWQAQLYDRYHQKVFGICLYFLKDREEAKDASQDVFIKAFRAWGGFEWKCDPLTWIGAIAKHECFSRRIRQRRHMERRAEMALEIAWESEESGDEFVLHRLRLEKVLPEIRGRLREILRLAMDGLNHREIANRMGVSRVAITRRLTRFKKEIADLGIKRETAFVRAGQTRFAAGAAPALSLARAGHHREASAELALDPAYAPEAQLIAA